One region of Epilithonimonas zeae genomic DNA includes:
- a CDS encoding LemA family protein, with translation MIQIFAYVIIGLVVLGLLNVIVSTYNRLVMLKNNVDKSFGNIDVLLKQRADEIPNLIKVVKESMRFEESMLTKLTELRTQFLNANSTEEKVELSNQMQNQLKSVFAVAENYPDIKTSQNFQLLQGRVSQIEDAIADRREFYNESVTMYNIGIAEFPNLLLAKPMMYGKKQLLQISEQEKKYDGVAF, from the coding sequence ATGATACAAATTTTCGCTTACGTCATTATCGGATTGGTCGTCTTGGGATTACTGAATGTGATTGTTTCCACTTACAACAGATTAGTAATGTTAAAAAATAATGTCGATAAATCTTTTGGAAATATCGATGTCCTGTTGAAACAACGAGCAGACGAAATTCCAAATCTAATCAAAGTGGTCAAAGAATCTATGAGATTCGAAGAATCAATGTTGACGAAACTAACGGAGCTTCGGACTCAATTTCTAAATGCTAATTCGACCGAGGAAAAAGTGGAATTGTCGAACCAAATGCAGAATCAACTAAAATCAGTTTTTGCAGTGGCGGAAAATTATCCTGATATCAAAACGAGTCAGAATTTTCAATTGCTTCAAGGTCGTGTTTCTCAAATCGAAGATGCAATCGCAGACAGAAGAGAATTTTATAACGAAAGCGTTACGATGTACAATATTGGTATCGCAGAATTCCCTAATTTACTGCTTGCAAAACCAATGATGTACGGCAAAAAACAGTTACTTCAAATCTCTGAACAAGAAAAAAAATACGATGGAGTTGCCTTTTAA
- a CDS encoding Crp/Fnr family transcriptional regulator, whose product MDKTNINNYFHSLFPIEKDVVEEITKTFTQFSMEKNTILLDNGIISTKTYFLEKGYVRSYIINEDNEEVTTNIFFAPCFVNDFLSFFKQQPTKEIFETITDCSFWETGLENVQQNFHNISDFREFSRLLFVINYYRLNDRVIELTSQKAETRYLKLLKEHPHIFQHVPLKIIASYLGITNSSLSRIRKEITKI is encoded by the coding sequence ATGGACAAAACAAACATCAACAATTATTTCCATTCCTTATTTCCAATAGAAAAGGACGTTGTGGAAGAGATTACAAAAACTTTTACGCAATTTTCTATGGAGAAAAATACGATTCTCTTGGATAACGGAATTATCAGCACCAAAACTTATTTTCTGGAAAAAGGCTATGTCCGTTCTTATATCATCAACGAAGATAATGAAGAAGTTACAACCAATATCTTTTTTGCACCATGTTTCGTGAATGATTTTTTATCATTCTTCAAACAACAACCAACAAAAGAAATCTTCGAAACAATTACCGATTGTTCGTTTTGGGAAACCGGACTGGAAAATGTTCAGCAAAATTTTCATAACATTTCTGATTTCCGGGAATTCAGCAGGCTTTTATTTGTGATTAATTATTATCGACTGAATGACCGAGTTATTGAACTAACGAGCCAAAAAGCAGAAACCAGATATCTGAAATTATTGAAAGAACATCCTCATATTTTCCAGCACGTTCCATTGAAAATCATTGCTTCTTATCTCGGAATTACCAACAGTTCGCTCAGTAGAATCCGGAAAGAAATTACTAAAATCTGA
- a CDS encoding ketopantoate reductase family protein has protein sequence MKNIVVVGLGGVGGYFGFKINQFNETANQFTVSFIARNQTYDIVKNNGLTLLSPEHPNSVTKPNHILQNINEINDPDLVLICVKEYDLENVCNQLKQVITNKTILLPLMNGADIYDRIRKIIPDNTILPACVYVASHIKEKGIVEHKGKAGKMIFGKDPAHLSTEINWISELMKNSQIDFDFKDNSFADIWTKFFFVSSFGLVTAKYNSSIGTVCTDEIQKQETTEIMKEVKLIADKKGINLPEDIIEKTFEKAMTFPPATPTSLQLDINVKKENSELELFAGAIINYGKELNIETPFTEEIYNELKEIIQNNN, from the coding sequence ATGAAAAATATAGTAGTTGTAGGACTTGGCGGCGTTGGCGGTTATTTCGGGTTTAAGATCAACCAATTTAATGAAACTGCAAATCAGTTTACGGTTTCTTTCATTGCGAGAAATCAAACTTATGATATTGTAAAAAATAATGGATTGACATTACTTTCTCCGGAACATCCAAACAGTGTTACAAAACCGAATCACATCTTACAAAACATTAATGAAATTAATGATCCTGATCTGGTTTTGATTTGTGTTAAAGAATATGATTTGGAAAATGTCTGCAATCAATTGAAGCAAGTTATTACAAATAAAACCATTCTGCTTCCATTGATGAACGGTGCAGATATCTATGACAGAATCAGAAAAATTATTCCTGATAATACGATTCTGCCCGCTTGTGTTTACGTCGCTTCTCACATCAAAGAAAAAGGAATTGTAGAACATAAAGGTAAAGCCGGAAAAATGATTTTTGGAAAAGATCCAGCCCATCTTTCAACAGAGATTAATTGGATTAGTGAGCTGATGAAAAATAGTCAAATTGATTTCGATTTTAAAGATAATTCCTTTGCTGATATCTGGACCAAATTCTTTTTTGTATCGAGTTTTGGTTTGGTTACAGCCAAATATAATTCTTCAATCGGGACAGTCTGTACAGATGAAATTCAAAAACAGGAAACAACGGAAATAATGAAAGAAGTGAAACTGATTGCTGACAAAAAAGGGATTAATTTACCCGAAGATATTATAGAGAAAACCTTTGAAAAAGCAATGACTTTTCCTCCAGCCACTCCAACATCTTTACAACTGGACATCAATGTAAAAAAAGAAAATAGCGAGTTGGAATTGTTTGCAGGAGCCATTATCAATTACGGAAAAGAATTAAATATTGAAACACCTTTTACGGAGGAGATTTATAATGAATTAAAGGAAATAATTCAAAATAATAATTAG